GTGAGGGAGAGTAAGAGTTTGCAGCAGCAATAGAAGCCAACACATGGCTACAGACAACTTTGTGCAGTCGACAATTCCACAGTTTGATGGTCACTATGATCATTGGAGCATGCTGatggaaaattttctaagaTCGAAAGAGTATTGGTAGGTTGTTGATAGCGGAATTACCGAACCTGCAACGGGAACTCCTTTAACAGATGCGGAAAGAACGGAGCTGAATGCATTAAAGTTGAGAGatttgaagtcaaaaaattatttgttccaCGCTATTGATCGCTTAATCTTGGAACCAATCCTTCAAAAGGACACCTCAAAGGAAATTTGGAACTCCATGAAAAAGAAGATCAAGGAAATGTGAGGGCGAAGCGAGCACAACTTCAAGCTCTCCATGTTGAATTTGAGACTTTACGCATGAAGTCTGGTGAGACAGTTTCAGATTACTTCTCAAGAACAATGGCGATTACAAACAAGATGCGGATTTATCAGGACAAGCTTGAGGACGTTGCAATTGTTGAGAAGATTCTTCGATCCATGCTAccgaaattcaattttattatttgctcCATTGAAGAATCGAAGGATCTTGATACTCTCTCCATTGATGAGTTGCAGAATTCTTTAGTGGTTCATGAGCAAAAATTGATACAACAAGACAACGAGGAGCAGGCCTTAAAGCAACTTCCAACACGCAAAATGTTCGAGTTGACAAAGGCAAGTGGAAGGGTAgaaatttcaatgaaaaagTCGGTGACGAAAACTCAAGGAGAAACAATCGAGGTTATCGGTCAAATGATAGAAAACTAAAGTCAGCAGACAGAGACAAGGCAAATGTGGAATGTTTTCGATGTCACAGGTATGGGTATTACCATTCTGAATGTTACacgaatttaaataaaatacgtGTTGAAAAGTCTGATTTTGTAGAAGCAATTGAAAAGGAGGAGGAGATATATTTGTTAATGGTTTGTCTTGCGAAAGAAGAAACCAACAAAGATTTGTGGTATTTAGACACTGGTTGCAGCAATCATATGAGTGAAGACAAGTCAGCCTTCTCCACTCTTGATGAATCTTATCGTGATACGGTGAAATTTGGTGATTGCTCTTAGGTCTCGGTTATGGGAAAGGGGCATGTCGTTATTCAAGCTAAAGGGAATTCTACTCAAACAATTTCCGATGTCCTATTTGTTCTAGATTTAAGAACCAATTTGCTGAACATTGGCCAATTGCAAGAGAAGGGTTATGAAGTTCTCATTAAAAATAGAGAATGCAAAATTCAATACGAAAAAGTGGGCTTGATTGCTAGAGTTAATATGACAAAGAATAGAATGTTTCCCTTATATCTCCAAAAGGTTAGTCATTGTTGTTTTACTGCAAAATTGACTAATCCAGCTTGGTTGTGGTATTACTGGTATGGACATCTGAATTTCGGAGGGCTCAAAAATTTGCAGCAAAAGAAGATGGTGGCTGGTCTTCCCAAATGTGATCCTCCAGCTGAGATTTGTGAAGATTGTATTGTTGGAAAACAAGCACGTGATAGCTTTCCCATAGGAAAATCTCAAAGAGGCAAACGACGATTGGAGTTGGTTCATTCCGATCTATGTGGTCCCATCAATCCGAATATTCCAAAGGAGTTCTGGCCTGAAGCAGTATAATGGAGCATTCATGTTTTGAATAGAAGTCCAACATTTGCTGTTTAAAACATGAAACCAGATGAGGCTTGGAGCGGACATCAACCAAATGTTGatcatttaagaatttttggttgcATCTGTTATGCTCacatttcagaaaaaaaaagaacaaagctAGAAGACAAAGCTGAAACATGTGTCTTTCTTGGTGTTAGTGAACAATCAAAGGCCTACAAGCTTTATAATCCTAACACAAAGAAAGTTATTATCAGCCGTGACGTGGTGTTCGATGAAGAGAAATTCTGGCTATGGGGAGAGAATTCGATTGGAACAATCTTTACAGACTTTGGCAAGGAGGATGATTCCCAACCTGGAGCTACCATTGAAAGCTGCCTAAATAGTCCACAAGTTGTACATTCAGATAAGCAAATTGTTGATGAAAATTCAGATCAGTAATTGGTTGGTGAACTTCAATCTCAGTGAAACAAAAGGAGACCAACATGGATGGATGACTATGAAGTAACATGGATTAATCAATCTGAAGATCTTTTAACTCACTTTGCCTTATTTTCAGATTGTGATCTCATCTCATTCCAAAAAGCTGTGAAGGAGTCAAAGTGGTAGAAAGCTATGGATGATGAAATCACAGCCATTGAACGCAATAATACTTGGGAGCTGGTTGACTTACCAAGTGGTCAGCAGATAATTAGGGTCAAATGGATCTAtaagacaaaattgaaagaaaatggagaaattgacAAATATAAGGCACGCTTGGTGGCTAAAGGACACAAGCAAAAGTATGGAGTGGACTATAAAGAAATATTTGCTCTGGTAGTCAAACTTGATACAGTCAGATTAGTGGTGGCTTTAGCGGCATAAGTTCTTGGCCAATTTTTCAAATGGATGTAAAATCAGCCTTCTTGCATGGAGATTTGAAAGAACAGGTATTCATCGATCAACCTCTTGCTTATGTGAAACATAGATGTGAACATCAAGTGTACAAATTGAAAAAGACTTTATATGAGCTGAAACAAGTACCAAGAGCTTGATACAGCCGTATTGATACTTATTTCAGAAAGGCTGGTTTTAAGAAATGTCCCCATGAGCATACTCTTTATGTAAAAGCTGAAGATGGAAAGATTATCATCGTATGTCTGTATGTCAATGATTTAATCTTTACTGGAAATCATGAATGGTTGCTTCTTAAATTTTAAGAGTCCATGATGAAGGAATTTGACATGTCTGATCTTggtttaatgcattattttttgGGCATAGAAGTTAAACAAGTTGCAGCAGggacttttatttctcaaaagaaaTATGCCCAAGAGATTTTAGACATATTTGGGATGAAGAATTGCAACGGTTCCAACACTCCTTCAGAGGTGGGAATGAAACTCGAGAAAGATCCGAGAGGAAAGAAGATTGATAGCACTTATTACAAACAAATTGTGGGGAGCTTGATGGACCTAACAGCCACTAGGCCAGATATTATGTACGCCGTCAGCCTTATAAGTAGATACATGGAGCAACCGAAAGAAGTGCATTTGTTGGCTGCCAAAAGAATTCTCAGATACTTGCAAGGCACCATTGATTTTAACGTTCTTTGCAAACAATGAGAGCAAACAAATTTGGTTGGTTTTTTAGACAGTGATCTTGCAGGTGATCTAGATGATAGGAAAAGTACGATTGGTTTTGTGTTCTTATTGGGTTCTGGAGCTGTTTCGTGGTCATCCAAAAATCAGTAGCTTGTCACTCTTTCAACTACAAAAGCTGAGTTTGTAACAGCAACTTCTTGTGCTTGCCAAGCAATTTGGTTGAGAAACATTCTTGGTGAGCTTCATTCTCCACAAACATGTCCCACTCCTCTCTATTGTGACAACAACTTAGCTATTAAGCTCTCAAAGAATTCTATTTTACATGGAAGGAGTAAACACATTGATGTCAAAGTTTCACTTCTTAAGAGATCTCACAAAGGAAGAAGTCATTGATGTCATTTACTACAAGAGTGAAGATCAAGTTGCTGATATCTTCACCAAGTCCATCAAAGTTGTTGCATTCACAAAGCTTAGAAGTGCCCTTGGCGTTTGCACTTTGGAGAACATAGTTTGA
The sequence above is a segment of the Gossypium raimondii isolate GPD5lz chromosome 4, ASM2569854v1, whole genome shotgun sequence genome. Coding sequences within it:
- the LOC105779116 gene encoding uncharacterized protein LOC105779116; this translates as MATDNFVQSTIPQFDGHLKGNLELHEKEDQGNVRAKRAQLQALHVEFETLRMKSGETVSDYFSRTMAITNKMRIYQDKLEDVAIVEKILRSMLPKFNFIICSIEESKDLDTLSIDELQNSLVVHEQKLIQQDNEEQALKQLPTRKMFELTKASGRVEISMKKYGYYHSECYTNLNKIRVEKSDFVEAIEKEEEIYLLMVCLAKEETNKDLWYLDTGCSNHMSEDKSAFSTLDESYRDTVKFGDCS
- the LOC128040396 gene encoding uncharacterized mitochondrial protein AtMg00810-like, with the protein product MDDEITAIERNNTWELVDLPSGQQIIRVKWIYKTKLKENGEIDKYKARLVAKGHKQKKAGFKKCPHEHTLYVKAEDGKIIIEFDMSDLGLMHYFLGIEVKQVAAGTFISQKKYAQEILDIFGMKNCNGSNTPSEVGMKLEKDPRGKKIDSTYYKQIVGSLMDLTATRPDIMYAVSLISRYMEQPKEVHLLAAKRILRYLQGTIDFNVLCKQ